The Verrucomicrobium spinosum DSM 4136 = JCM 18804 genome includes a region encoding these proteins:
- a CDS encoding pseudouridine synthase — MLIAIHKPYGVLSQFTKEHPSHRTLAEFGLPAGVYPIGRLDSDSEGLLLLSDEARWNQQLLHPTRGHERTYHVQVEGIPTAEAITRLTRGVQLPDFYTLACKVQLLEPAPLYPARVPPIRERKSIPTSWLAMKLVEGKNRQVRRMTAAVGYPTLRLIRAAMGRLELARLDLEPGKWQELTEGQIKLLLA; from the coding sequence ATGCTGATCGCCATCCACAAGCCCTACGGCGTGCTCTCCCAGTTCACAAAAGAGCACCCCTCCCATCGGACGCTGGCAGAGTTTGGACTGCCCGCCGGTGTGTATCCCATTGGTCGATTGGATTCCGATTCGGAAGGGTTGCTCTTGCTGAGCGATGAAGCCCGGTGGAACCAGCAATTGCTTCATCCCACCAGGGGACATGAGCGAACCTATCATGTGCAGGTCGAGGGCATCCCCACCGCGGAGGCGATCACCCGTCTCACGCGTGGCGTCCAGTTGCCGGACTTTTACACCCTGGCCTGCAAGGTGCAGCTGCTGGAACCCGCGCCGTTGTACCCAGCCCGGGTGCCGCCGATCCGGGAGCGTAAATCCATCCCGACCTCCTGGCTGGCGATGAAACTGGTGGAAGGCAAAAATCGTCAGGTGCGCCGCATGACGGCCGCTGTGGGATATCCCACCCTGCGCCTCATCAGGGCTGCGATGGGCAGGCTGGAACTGGCAAGGCTGGATCTCGAACCCGGGAAATGGCAGGAGCTGACTGAGGGGCAGATCAAGCTGTTGTTGGCGTGA